From Bosea sp. NBC_00550, the proteins below share one genomic window:
- a CDS encoding SDR family oxidoreductase, producing the protein MSGHNKVAIITGAGSGVGRSVAIAFLKDGYRTVLAGRRADALEETIALSGADKGRALAVSTDVTDKASVEALFAKTNEAFGRVDVLFNNAGVNAPGGVLLEDLSLQDWQKVVDTNLTGPFLCTQAAFKAMKAQEPRGGRIINNGSISAQAPRPNSAAYTATKHAISGLTKTASLDGRKYDIAVGQVDIGNALTDMAKKMTTGVPQADGSVKVEPVMDVDHVASTVLHMAGLPLEANILFVTVMATKAPLVGRG; encoded by the coding sequence ATGTCTGGGCATAACAAGGTCGCGATCATCACCGGTGCCGGTTCGGGCGTGGGCCGGTCGGTCGCCATCGCCTTCCTGAAGGACGGCTACCGCACCGTGCTGGCCGGTCGCCGGGCCGATGCACTGGAGGAGACGATCGCTCTCTCCGGCGCCGACAAGGGTCGGGCTCTCGCGGTCTCGACGGATGTCACCGACAAGGCCTCGGTCGAGGCGCTGTTCGCGAAGACGAATGAAGCCTTCGGCCGGGTCGACGTTCTCTTCAACAATGCCGGCGTCAACGCACCGGGCGGCGTGCTGCTGGAGGACCTCTCGCTGCAGGACTGGCAGAAGGTCGTCGACACCAACCTGACCGGCCCGTTCCTCTGCACCCAGGCCGCCTTCAAGGCGATGAAGGCGCAGGAGCCGCGCGGCGGGCGCATCATCAACAACGGCTCGATCTCGGCGCAGGCGCCGCGGCCGAACTCCGCCGCCTACACCGCGACCAAGCACGCCATCTCCGGCCTGACCAAGACCGCCTCGCTGGACGGGCGCAAATACGACATCGCCGTCGGCCAGGTCGATATCGGCAACGCGCTCACCGACATGGCCAAGAAGATGACGACCGGCGTGCCGCAGGCGGACGGTTCGGTGAAGGTCGAGCCGGTGATGGATGTCGACCACGTCGCGAGCACGGTGCTGCACATGGCCGGGCTGCCGCTGGAGGCCAACATCCTCTTCGTCACGGTGATGGCGACCAAGGCCCCGCTCGTCGGGCGCGGGTAG
- a CDS encoding Kelch repeat-containing protein: MTSLNRRHLLAAGAAALAGPALAQQPGHEHHGPQYERLTQPGRIGKPELAATQNVFDSPAPKAASPGRWSAKAPLPLPRSEMAWATAFEDRMHVVGGYGEQRTDRAYHHVYDPKADKWDDGAPLPQGANHVGVAFLDGRLFAIGGFLEQNRKPHPRCFVYDPKADRWAEIAALPRPAGSTAVVGLGGVLHVIGGAIGETTESKRSVDWHLVYDPKTDRWSERSPLPTARDHTGTLAIGPLIHVIGGRVDSFHTNSNLHHSYDPAADKWTMRAPAPTGRSGHGAVLYRGKVFVMGGEGTNRVFGQMEAYDPAADGWEQYAPMVTPRHGLGAALVGDAIHVAGGGPIMGGGVQSAVHEAFTLA; the protein is encoded by the coding sequence ATGACCAGCCTGAACCGCCGCCACCTGCTCGCTGCCGGCGCCGCCGCACTCGCCGGCCCGGCGCTCGCCCAGCAGCCGGGGCACGAGCATCACGGCCCGCAATATGAGCGGCTCACCCAGCCGGGGCGGATCGGCAAGCCCGAGCTGGCGGCTACGCAGAACGTCTTCGATTCGCCGGCGCCGAAGGCAGCCTCGCCCGGCCGCTGGAGCGCGAAGGCGCCCCTGCCGCTGCCGCGCTCGGAGATGGCCTGGGCGACGGCTTTCGAAGACAGGATGCATGTCGTCGGCGGCTATGGCGAGCAGCGCACCGACCGGGCCTATCACCATGTCTACGATCCCAAGGCCGACAAATGGGATGATGGCGCGCCGCTGCCCCAGGGCGCCAACCATGTCGGCGTCGCCTTCCTCGACGGCAGGCTCTTCGCCATCGGCGGCTTCCTCGAGCAGAACCGCAAGCCGCATCCGCGCTGCTTCGTCTATGATCCCAAGGCCGATCGCTGGGCCGAGATCGCCGCCCTGCCCCGCCCGGCCGGCTCGACCGCCGTGGTCGGGCTAGGGGGCGTGCTGCATGTCATCGGCGGCGCGATCGGCGAGACCACCGAGAGCAAGCGCTCGGTCGACTGGCATCTGGTCTACGACCCCAAGACCGATCGCTGGAGCGAACGCTCACCCCTCCCGACCGCGCGCGACCACACCGGCACGCTCGCTATCGGCCCGCTGATCCACGTCATCGGCGGCCGGGTCGATTCCTTCCACACCAACTCGAACCTGCACCATTCCTACGACCCGGCAGCGGACAAGTGGACGATGCGCGCGCCGGCTCCGACGGGCCGCTCCGGCCACGGCGCCGTGCTCTATCGCGGCAAGGTCTTCGTGATGGGCGGGGAAGGCACCAACCGCGTCTTCGGCCAGATGGAGGCCTACGACCCGGCGGCCGATGGCTGGGAGCAATATGCGCCGATGGTCACACCCCGCCACGGCCTCGGCGCCGCGCTCGTCGGTGACGCGATCCACGTCGCAGGTGGCGGTCCGATCATGGGCGGCGGCGTCCAGAGCGCGGTGCACGAGGCGTTCACGCTGGCGTAA
- a CDS encoding dihydrodipicolinate synthase family protein, which produces MTAGSIFSGLSAFPLTPADADGVVDTEAFAVMLDRLVAAGVDSIAVLGSTGTYAYLERTERARALCAAVETIAGRVPLIAGVGSLRTSWSTELARDAERAGADALLLAPVSYTPLTEAEVFAHFQAVASSSGLPLCIYNNPSTTHFTFSAELIARLSQIRNIAAVKMPLPGSGDFAGEIGRLRPACREGFTVGYSGDWGAAAALLAGADAWYSVVAGLLPAAALRLTRAARAGDRDAALAADAALEPLWSLFRAHGSLRVMYLIATRLGLRPGLPPLPIQPLDASVEHAVAEALEAVRQ; this is translated from the coding sequence ATGACTGCTGGTTCGATCTTCAGCGGGTTGTCCGCATTTCCGCTGACCCCCGCCGATGCGGATGGAGTGGTCGATACCGAAGCCTTTGCCGTGATGCTCGATCGGCTCGTCGCGGCCGGGGTCGATTCCATCGCCGTGCTCGGAAGCACCGGCACCTATGCCTATCTGGAACGCACCGAGCGGGCGCGTGCGCTGTGCGCCGCCGTGGAAACGATTGCCGGTCGCGTTCCGCTGATCGCGGGAGTCGGGTCCCTGAGGACCTCGTGGTCGACCGAGCTTGCCAGAGATGCCGAGCGGGCCGGGGCCGATGCGCTGCTTCTGGCACCGGTCTCATACACGCCGCTAACCGAGGCAGAAGTGTTCGCGCACTTCCAAGCCGTCGCGAGCTCATCAGGCTTGCCGCTGTGCATCTACAACAATCCCAGCACGACCCATTTTACGTTCTCGGCGGAACTGATCGCTCGGCTCTCGCAGATCCGGAACATCGCGGCCGTCAAAATGCCGCTGCCCGGCAGCGGCGACTTTGCAGGCGAGATCGGCCGATTGCGCCCGGCCTGCCGTGAAGGATTCACGGTCGGCTATAGCGGCGACTGGGGAGCGGCTGCGGCGCTTCTCGCGGGCGCCGACGCCTGGTACAGCGTCGTCGCCGGTCTGTTGCCGGCGGCTGCACTGCGCCTGACGCGCGCGGCGAGGGCCGGCGATCGCGACGCGGCGCTGGCTGCCGATGCCGCCTTGGAACCTCTGTGGTCGCTGTTCCGGGCGCATGGAAGCCTGCGCGTGATGTATCTGATCGCAACGCGCCTTGGCCTACGGCCGGGCTTGCCGCCGCTGCCCATCCAGCCGCTCGATGCCTCCGTCGAACACGCCGTCGCCGAAGCACTGGAGGCCGTCAGGCAGTAA
- a CDS encoding LysE/ArgO family amino acid transporter: protein MTSTLLPAFAKGFALSAGLIVAIGAQNMFVLRQGLKREHVWPVVLFCAAADAALIIAGVSGLGGMLALVPGLSLLLGLGGAAFLSWYGALALRRAANPSALILDHQASMTLGAALAGTAAFTFLNPHVYIDTVMLMGAVGASLPPVERPLFMAGAASASFAWFASLGFGARFLAPIFTRPVAWRILDLGIGLMMLALAVSLLHGALID from the coding sequence ATGACCAGCACCCTTCTTCCTGCCTTCGCCAAGGGCTTTGCGCTTTCCGCCGGCCTCATCGTCGCCATCGGCGCGCAGAATATGTTCGTCCTCCGGCAGGGCCTCAAACGCGAGCATGTCTGGCCAGTCGTCCTGTTTTGCGCTGCGGCGGATGCGGCGCTCATCATTGCCGGGGTCAGCGGCCTGGGTGGCATGCTCGCTCTCGTCCCGGGGCTGTCGCTCCTTCTCGGCCTGGGTGGTGCGGCCTTCCTCAGCTGGTACGGCGCTCTCGCCTTGCGGCGGGCCGCCAATCCGTCGGCGCTCATCTTGGACCATCAGGCCAGCATGACGCTCGGGGCCGCGCTGGCAGGAACCGCCGCCTTCACCTTCCTCAACCCTCACGTCTACATCGACACGGTGATGCTCATGGGGGCGGTCGGGGCGAGCCTTCCGCCTGTGGAACGGCCTCTCTTCATGGCGGGGGCGGCGAGCGCGAGCTTTGCCTGGTTCGCCTCGCTCGGCTTTGGCGCTCGGTTCCTTGCTCCGATTTTTACGCGCCCGGTGGCCTGGCGCATCCTCGACCTCGGCATCGGCCTCATGATGCTGGCGCTTGCCGTGAGCCTTCTCCACGGCGCGCTGATCGATTGA
- a CDS encoding LysR family transcriptional regulator ArgP, with protein MLDYLSLAAVAAVARGGSFEKAAASLGVTPSAVSQRVKGLEERLGAILLTRGAPCRPTEVGAKLCAHVEQVRLLESEVVDNLPGLAGQEPGLSSLRIAVNADSVSTWFPQAAAQFAAETGAMLDLVLEDEAHTAQRLRSGEVLAAVTADPATVVGCRIYPLGAIEYLAVANPDFMSRRFYAGVDAASLQRVPMLRFDRRDELQARWAQAAWGTSISPPTHWTPSTQGMLDMTLAGLGWSMAPLSLAAPHLEAGRLVELPPHTRIAVTLFWQRTRLAARLLDRLTEAVRTAAAAKLSSAPSA; from the coding sequence ATGCTCGACTATCTATCTTTGGCGGCCGTGGCCGCGGTCGCCCGCGGGGGCAGTTTCGAGAAGGCGGCGGCAAGCTTGGGCGTCACGCCCTCGGCCGTGTCCCAGCGCGTGAAGGGGCTCGAGGAACGGCTTGGCGCAATTCTGCTCACCAGAGGCGCACCCTGCCGGCCGACGGAGGTCGGCGCCAAGCTCTGTGCCCATGTCGAGCAGGTCCGCCTGCTCGAAAGCGAAGTCGTCGATAATCTGCCAGGCCTGGCGGGGCAGGAGCCCGGCTTATCCTCGCTCCGGATTGCCGTGAACGCCGATAGCGTCAGCACCTGGTTTCCACAGGCAGCGGCGCAATTCGCGGCCGAAACGGGCGCGATGCTCGATCTCGTCCTCGAAGACGAAGCCCACACCGCGCAGCGGCTTCGCAGCGGAGAGGTCCTCGCCGCCGTGACGGCTGATCCTGCCACGGTCGTCGGGTGCAGGATCTATCCCCTCGGAGCCATCGAGTATCTGGCCGTGGCCAATCCCGACTTCATGAGCCGCCGCTTTTACGCCGGCGTCGATGCGGCAAGCCTTCAAAGGGTGCCTATGCTGCGCTTCGACCGCCGCGACGAGCTTCAGGCGCGATGGGCTCAGGCCGCGTGGGGAACATCCATCTCGCCCCCAACCCATTGGACGCCGTCGACTCAAGGCATGCTGGACATGACCCTCGCCGGGCTGGGCTGGTCGATGGCGCCCCTGTCGCTCGCCGCGCCACATCTGGAGGCCGGCCGACTGGTCGAGCTGCCGCCGCACACGCGGATCGCCGTCACGCTCTTCTGGCAGCGCACCAGATTGGCCGCTCGGTTGCTCGACCGTCTGACCGAGGCCGTGCGAACGGCGGCTGCCGCGAAACTGTCCTCTGCCCCATCCGCCTAG
- a CDS encoding carboxyl transferase domain-containing protein: MPVIESKVDLNSAETRANADAWAGLRDELQQQRATAALGGNAKSRERHTARGKLLPRERVLRLLDPGSAFLEIGSLAAFGMYEGDVHGAGMIAGIGRVAGRECMIVCNDATIKGGTYYPMTVKKHLRAQEIARENRLPCIYLVDSGGANLPHQTEVFPDREHFGRIFYNQATLSAEGIPQVAVVMGSCTAGGAYVPAMSDETIIVRKQGTIFLGGPPLVKAATGEVVSAEDLGGADVHARLSGVADHYAGDDTHALAIARRIAGNLNRVKRPDIDIAEPVEPLYDPAELEAVVPTDLKKQYDIREVIARLVDGSEFDEFKKLYGTTLVTGFARIHGIPVGIIANNGILFSESALKGAHFIELCCQRRIPLLFLQNITGFMVGRDFETRGIAKDGAKLVTAVASARVPKITVLVGGSFGAGNYGMCGRAYGPRFLFTWPNSRISVMGGEQAASVLATVRRDNIEAEGKSWPAADEEAFKAPIRSRYEEEGSPYFATARLWDDGIILPSETRRVLALAFSATLNAEIPETKFGVFRM, encoded by the coding sequence GTGCCGGTCATCGAAAGCAAGGTCGATCTGAATTCGGCCGAGACGCGCGCCAATGCCGACGCCTGGGCCGGCTTGCGCGACGAACTTCAGCAGCAACGCGCGACCGCCGCGCTCGGCGGCAACGCCAAATCCCGCGAACGCCATACGGCTCGCGGCAAGCTGCTGCCTCGGGAGCGCGTTCTGCGCCTGCTCGATCCGGGCTCGGCCTTCCTCGAAATCGGCTCTCTCGCCGCCTTCGGCATGTATGAGGGCGATGTCCATGGCGCCGGCATGATCGCCGGCATCGGCCGCGTCGCCGGCCGCGAGTGCATGATCGTTTGCAACGATGCGACGATCAAAGGCGGCACCTACTACCCGATGACGGTGAAGAAGCATCTGCGTGCGCAGGAGATCGCCCGCGAGAACCGTCTGCCTTGCATCTACCTCGTCGATTCAGGTGGCGCGAACCTGCCGCACCAGACCGAGGTCTTCCCCGACCGCGAGCATTTCGGCCGCATCTTCTACAATCAGGCGACGCTCTCGGCCGAGGGCATTCCGCAGGTCGCGGTGGTGATGGGCTCCTGCACCGCCGGTGGCGCCTATGTGCCCGCGATGTCGGACGAGACGATCATCGTCAGGAAACAGGGCACCATCTTCCTGGGCGGCCCGCCGCTGGTGAAGGCCGCGACCGGCGAGGTCGTCTCGGCCGAGGACCTGGGCGGCGCCGACGTCCATGCGCGGCTCTCGGGCGTCGCGGATCACTATGCCGGCGACGACACGCATGCGCTCGCCATCGCCCGGCGCATTGCGGGCAATCTCAACAGGGTCAAGCGCCCGGATATCGACATCGCCGAGCCGGTCGAGCCGCTCTACGACCCGGCCGAGCTCGAAGCCGTGGTGCCGACGGACCTCAAGAAGCAGTACGACATCCGCGAGGTGATTGCGCGGCTGGTCGACGGCTCGGAGTTCGACGAGTTCAAGAAGCTCTATGGCACCACGCTGGTGACCGGCTTCGCCCGCATCCACGGCATCCCGGTCGGCATCATCGCCAATAACGGCATCCTGTTCTCGGAAAGCGCGCTCAAGGGCGCGCATTTCATCGAACTGTGCTGCCAGCGGCGCATTCCGCTGCTCTTCCTGCAGAATATCACCGGCTTCATGGTCGGCCGCGATTTCGAGACGCGCGGCATCGCCAAGGACGGCGCCAAGCTCGTCACCGCCGTCGCCTCGGCGCGGGTGCCGAAGATCACGGTGCTCGTCGGCGGCTCCTTCGGCGCCGGAAATTACGGCATGTGCGGGCGAGCCTACGGCCCCCGCTTCCTGTTCACCTGGCCGAACTCGCGGATATCGGTGATGGGCGGCGAGCAGGCGGCGAGCGTGCTCGCCACCGTGCGCCGCGACAACATCGAGGCCGAGGGCAAGAGCTGGCCGGCGGCCGACGAGGAGGCCTTCAAGGCGCCGATCCGCAGCCGGTACGAGGAAGAAGGCTCGCCCTATTTCGCCACGGCACGGCTCTGGGACGACGGCATCATCCTGCCCTCCGAGACCCGCCGCGTGCTGGCGCTGGCCTTCTCCGCCACGCTCAACGCGGAGATTCCCGAGACGAAGTTCGGCGTGTTCCGGATGTGA
- the lipB gene encoding lipoyl(octanoyl) transferase LipB has translation MVKMREELAVSFLSEAVGEPVEWVVAEGLIGYDEAVAEMEMRAGLIADGEARERVWLVEHPPLYTAGTSARDEDLIAPERFPVFRSGRGGQFTYHGPGQRVAYVMLDLKRRQPDLRRFVAALEGWLIGALDDFNIRGERREDRVGVWVRRPDKGADVEDKIAAIGIRVRRWVSFHGVSLNVEPELSHFDGIVPCGVSQHGVTSLVDLGLPVTMPEVDSVLREAFERVFGPTVPA, from the coding sequence ATGGTGAAGATGCGTGAGGAACTCGCCGTGTCCTTCCTTTCGGAAGCGGTCGGCGAGCCGGTCGAATGGGTCGTGGCCGAGGGGCTGATCGGCTATGACGAGGCCGTCGCCGAGATGGAGATGCGCGCCGGGCTGATCGCCGACGGAGAGGCGCGCGAGCGCGTCTGGCTGGTCGAGCACCCGCCGCTCTACACCGCCGGCACCTCGGCGCGGGACGAGGACCTGATCGCGCCCGAGCGATTCCCGGTCTTCCGCTCGGGGCGGGGCGGGCAGTTCACCTATCACGGCCCCGGCCAGCGCGTGGCCTATGTCATGCTCGACCTGAAGCGGCGCCAGCCGGATCTGCGCCGCTTCGTCGCGGCGCTCGAAGGCTGGCTGATCGGCGCGCTCGACGATTTCAACATCCGCGGCGAGCGGCGCGAGGACCGCGTCGGCGTCTGGGTCCGCCGGCCCGACAAGGGGGCGGATGTCGAGGACAAGATCGCCGCGATCGGCATCCGGGTGCGCCGCTGGGTCTCGTTCCACGGCGTCTCGCTGAATGTCGAGCCGGAACTCTCGCATTTCGACGGTATCGTGCCTTGCGGCGTCAGCCAGCATGGCGTGACTTCGCTCGTCGATCTCGGCCTGCCGGTGACGATGCCGGAAGTCGATTCGGTGCTGCGCGAGGCTTTCGAGCGGGTGTTCGGCCCAACCGTCCCAGCCTGA
- a CDS encoding FliM/FliN family flagellar motor switch protein, producing the protein MKADLDLVPVELTVVLGQTEMPIYKLLRLGRGAIIELNTSETDEVQILANNHPFAKGIVVVSGAKISVEITQMLKRPTIYTLQSVAEAA; encoded by the coding sequence TTGAAGGCCGATCTCGATCTCGTTCCTGTCGAACTCACCGTTGTGCTCGGCCAGACCGAGATGCCGATCTACAAGCTGCTGCGCCTCGGCCGCGGCGCGATCATCGAGCTCAACACCAGCGAGACCGACGAAGTCCAGATTCTCGCGAACAACCACCCCTTCGCCAAGGGAATCGTCGTGGTCAGCGGCGCCAAGATTTCCGTCGAGATCACCCAGATGCTGAAGCGCCCGACGATCTACACATTGCAGAGCGTGGCCGAGGCCGCCTGA